Part of the Synergistaceae bacterium genome is shown below.
GACATCCCGGCCTCTATGAATCGCTCCTTGTCTCCGGGGAGGACGTTCGCCGTCATCGCGACGACCACCGCATCATGGTCCATCACGGACGACTTCGGGTCCCTGATGATCGAGACCGCCTCCAGCCCGTCCATCCGGGGCATCTGAATATCCATGAAGACGATATCGTACCGTTTGGACGAGAGTTTTTCAATCGCCTCCACGCCGTCGACCGCCGTATCGACTCCCTCTATCCCCTGCAGGTTCAGCAGAGACACAGCTACCATGCGGTTGGTGGCGTTGTCCTCCACCACCAGCGCCAGGACTCCGCGCAGACGCCGCCTGACCCCCTCGGCCTGCAGCGACACGACCCCTTCCCGCTGCTCCGGCCACGCGGCCGGTTTCAGCGGCAGGAAGAAGCGGAAGATGGTCCCTCGCCCCTCCTCGCTCTCGAAGGCTATCTTCCCGCCCATGTCCTCCGTGATTCTCTTTGAAATCGCCAGCCCGAGGCCCGTCCCGCCGAACTTGCGGGTCAACGAGACATCGCCCTGAACGAACGGCTCGAACAGCTTCTCCCTGTCCTTCTGCGAAATGCCGATCCCGGTGTCTCGGACGCTCACCTCGAGGCGGAACATCCCGTCCTCCGCCGGGTGCCCGCCGGCGGTCACCTCGACCGAGCCCTTGGACGTGAACTTCACAGCATTTCCTATCAGGTTGCTCAAAAGCTGGCGAATCCGGAGCGAATCCCCCGCGAAGAACTCTGGCACCGACCGATCCAGATTCATCGAAAAGCTCAGCCCCTCGGCGGCGGCTCGGGGTGCAAAACTCTCCCTCACGCTGCTCCACAACTCGTGGAAGTCGAAAGGCGCCTCCTCGTAGCGGAGCTTTCCCGCGTCCATCTTCGAGAAGTCCAGCAGGTCGTTGATCATGGCCAACAGCGCCTTCGACTCGTCTTTAAGCACGTGCAGAAGCTCCCTCTGGCGAGGGGCCAGCGACGTGCTCTCTAGGATCGCCACCAGCCCCATCACCCCGTTCAGCGGAGTGCGAACCTCGTGGCTGACATTGGCCAGGAAGAGCTCCTTCGCCTTTATCGCGGCCGCAAGGTTCCTTTCGGACACCTCCAGGCTCTCGATCTTCGCCTGAAGCTCTCTGTTCAGGTCTCGCACCGTCCTGTTGAACTCCGCGTTCTGCAGAACGGCGGCGGCCGAGCTGAGAAGCACGGTGAAGAAGGCGTAGGACACGTCGAGAATCCCAGCCTCGTCCTCCCCAAGCAGAGCCATGAACATCCCCGCCGCTCCGCTCGGGGTCATGATCGAGTGCAGCAAAAGCCTGCGCTCCGTCCCGTCCTCCGCTCGCCCCGCCGCCGTGATCACCACGGGCTTGTTCCTGTCCACCGCCCATGCGAATGTCCCGTCGTCTATCAGGGGGGCCATCTCCTCCTCGAAAAAGGGAAGGGCCTCCGGCGGGTCGCAGTAGGCGGGATAAAAGTCCAGCCCGTCCGCGGAGAACAGGAAGAAGACAAGAGAATCCAGCCTGATGAAGGACCTCAGCCTCTGCGCCGTCTGCGAAAGCAGCTCCCGCTTCGAGAAAGAGTCGTCCACTATTACGGACGGAGACAGCGAATCGACCGCGGCCTCCAGCACCCGTTTCGCCGACTCCCTCTCCATAGTCAGCAGCCGCACCCTCTCCCGCAGTCCTTCCAGGCTCTCGTTCATCCCGTCCATCGTCACGTCACCAGGAATATGTTCATGATCTCGCGGATCTGCCGCTCGCCCTGCGCCAGCACCGCCTCGAAGTCCCCCTTGTCCAGCTCCAGCGCCTCCAGCATCCCCCTGTCCATCCGCGAGAAGTAGACCGAGCCGCTGGAGCCGAAGCGAAGCGCGTTCGCCAGGTAGTCCGCTATGTGCACGTACGCGGCCTCCTCCGGTGCCTCCTCGGACTCCGGGGAGTGATGGTGCTCGCACAGCTGCCCTATCCCGCCCGGTATCCGCCACTCCTCCATCAGCACCCTGCCCACCGCGGTGTGGTCGAAGCCGAACACCCGCCTCTCCGTCCGCCACAGAGGCGTCCTCTCGAACACCGACAGCTCAAGCGCGTAGGTCATCTCCCTCGGGGTCTTCGTGTAGAGGATGATTCTGCCCAGGTCGTGCAGCAGCCCGGCCAGGAAGAACCTCTCCTCCGACCGCCTCTTCTTCGTGTAGGCCAGCAGGCGGGAGAAGACCCCGCACGCGATCGAGTGCCGCCAGAAGGATTTCATGTCCACAAACTCCGGCGGCACGTTCTTGAAGACCTTCATCGTCGAGACGGCCAGCGCCAGCGACGACAGCTCGTTCGAGCCGATTATCGCTATCGCCCTCGGGATGGACTGGATCGGATTCGGGAACCCGTAAAAGGAGCTGTTCACCAGCCGCAGAATTCGCGCCGCAAGGTTGGGGTCGTTCCCCACCACCTTCGCTATCGACGTGGCGGAGCTTATCGGCGAGCTGATGACCTCCTGTATCTTGAAGTAGATGTCCGGGAAGGAGAAGAGCCTTATCTCGTTCTTCGCCAGCGCGTAGGAGGAGAAAGAGCGCGAGAAGTGCCCCTCCGGCGGGTGAGGAAGGGAGCCGACCTTCGGAATTGGCGCGGGCGGCGTGCCGGACGAGAATCCCTCCGCGAACCTGCGGATGCTGAAGGCCCTCACAGCCGCCGAACAGGCGTCGTCAGGGTCATCGGGGGGAAAGAAGGAAT
Proteins encoded:
- a CDS encoding response regulator; amino-acid sequence: MDGMNESLEGLRERVRLLTMERESAKRVLEAAVDSLSPSVIVDDSFSKRELLSQTAQRLRSFIRLDSLVFFLFSADGLDFYPAYCDPPEALPFFEEEMAPLIDDGTFAWAVDRNKPVVITAAGRAEDGTERRLLLHSIMTPSGAAGMFMALLGEDEAGILDVSYAFFTVLLSSAAAVLQNAEFNRTVRDLNRELQAKIESLEVSERNLAAAIKAKELFLANVSHEVRTPLNGVMGLVAILESTSLAPRQRELLHVLKDESKALLAMINDLLDFSKMDAGKLRYEEAPFDFHELWSSVRESFAPRAAAEGLSFSMNLDRSVPEFFAGDSLRIRQLLSNLIGNAVKFTSKGSVEVTAGGHPAEDGMFRLEVSVRDTGIGISQKDREKLFEPFVQGDVSLTRKFGGTGLGLAISKRITEDMGGKIAFESEEGRGTIFRFFLPLKPAAWPEQREGVVSLQAEGVRRRLRGVLALVVEDNATNRMVAVSLLNLQGIEGVDTAVDGVEAIEKLSSKRYDIVFMDIQMPRMDGLEAVSIIRDPKSSVMDHDAVVVAMTANVLPGDKERFIEAGMSDYIAKPLQTVDLLRILARNISSFPEQPFEEAELPVEWDDSGDTPFRRESLMARMGGDTLLCVRVLDKFVEDFPLTLVKLKNTLESGDMEEARVIFHTLRGASVNVEALQMARLAEEGNSAAAAGDAPRVGEIAVELGAAFEGFAEAARLFQEEMSDGK
- a CDS encoding HDOD domain-containing protein yields the protein MGRVSVNNLREGMVLEEDLHAPNGRFILGKGATLKDNYIKMFKIWGITGADVEGEEDAEIAGRVALEEEALRMAKSYVDSFFPPDDPDDACSAAVRAFSIRRFAEGFSSGTPPAPIPKVGSLPHPPEGHFSRSFSSYALAKNEIRLFSFPDIYFKIQEVISSPISSATSIAKVVGNDPNLAARILRLVNSSFYGFPNPIQSIPRAIAIIGSNELSSLALAVSTMKVFKNVPPEFVDMKSFWRHSIACGVFSRLLAYTKKRRSEERFFLAGLLHDLGRIILYTKTPREMTYALELSVFERTPLWRTERRVFGFDHTAVGRVLMEEWRIPGGIGQLCEHHHSPESEEAPEEAAYVHIADYLANALRFGSSGSVYFSRMDRGMLEALELDKGDFEAVLAQGERQIREIMNIFLVT